The following are from one region of the Canis lupus dingo isolate Sandy chromosome 19, ASM325472v2, whole genome shotgun sequence genome:
- the CCNA2 gene encoding cyclin-A2, producing the protein MLGSSEPGPEAREAGSSLLTLQHTALQEDQENINPEKAAPAQQPRTRAGLAVLKAGNQRVPAPQQRPKTRRVAPLKDLPINDEQVTIPPWKANSKQPAFTIHVDETEEETQKRPAESKKTEHENVLAFNSAITLPGPRKPLVPLDYPMDGSFESPHTMDISIVLEDEKPLSVNEVPDYHEDIHTYLREMEVKCKPKVGYMKKQPDITNSMRAILVDWLVEVGEEYKLQNETLHLAVNYIDRFLSSMSVLRGKLQLVGTAAMLLASKFEEIYPPEVAEFVYITDDTYTKKQVLRMEHLVLKVLAFDLAAPTVNQFLTQYFLHQQSANCKVESLAMFLGELSLIDADPYLKYLPSVIAAAAFHLALYTVTGQSWPESLVQKTGYTLESLKPCLMDLHQTYLRAPQHAQQSIREKYKSSKYHGVSLLNPPETLNV; encoded by the exons ATGTTGGGCAGCTCGGAGCCTGGGCCTGAGGCCCGCGAGGCGGGCTCGTCGCTGCTAACGTTGCAGCATACGGCGCTCCAAGAGGACCAGGAGAACATCAACCCCGAGAAGGCGGCGCCCGCCCAGCAGCCCCGGACCCGGGCCGGGTTGGCGGTCCTGAAGGCCGGGAACCAGCGCGTCCCAGCGCCGCAGCAGAGGCCCAAGACACGGCGG gttGCACCTCTTAAGGATCTTCCTATAAATGATGAACAAGTCACTATTCCTCCCTGGAAAGCAAACAGTAAACAGCCTGCATTTACCATTCATGTGGATGAAACAGAAGAAGAGACTCAGAAGAGGCCAGCTGAatctaaaaaaacagaacatgaaaATGTCCTGGCTTTTAATTCAGCTATTACTCTACCTGGACCAAGAAAACCACTGGTACCTCTTGATTATCCAATGGATGGTAGTTTTG AGTCACCACATACTATGGACATATCAATTGTATTAGAAGATGAAAAGCCATTGAGTGTCAATGAAGTTCCAGACTACCATGAGGACATTCACACATACCTTAGGGAAATGGAG GTTAAATGTAAGCCTAAAGTGGGTTACATGAAGAAACAGCCAGACATCACTAACAGTATGAGGGCTATCCTTGTGGACTGGTTAGTTGAAGTAGGAGAAGAATATAAACTACAGAATGAGACCCTGCATTTGGCTGTGAACTACATTGATAGGTTCCTTTCATCGATGTCTGTGTTGAGAGGAAAACTTCAGCTTGTGGGCACTGCTGCTATGCTCTTGGCCTC AAAGTTTGAAGAAATATACCCCCCAGAAGTAGCAGAGTTTGTGTACATTACAGATGATACCTATACCAAGAAACAGGTCCTGAGAATGGAGCACCTAGTTTTGAAAGTGCTTGCTTTTGACCTAGCTGCACCAACAGTAAATCAGTTTCTTACCCAATACTTTCTGCACCAGCAGTCTGCCAACTGCAAAGTTGAAAGTTTAGCAATG TTTTTGGGAGAATTAAGTCTGATCGATGCTGACCCCTACCTAAAGTATCTCCCATCAGTTATTGCTGCAGCAGCCTTTCATTTAGCACTCTACACAGTCACAGGACAGAGCTGG CCTGAATCTTTAGTTCAAAAGACTGGATATACCTTGGAAAGTCTTAAGCCTTGTCTCATGGACCTTCACCAGACCTACCTCAGAGCACCACAGCATGCACAACAGTCTATAAGAGAAAAGTATAAAAGTTCAAA GTATCATGGTGTTTCTCTCCTCAACCCACCAGAGACACTAAATGTCTAA